The Brachyspira aalborgi genome has a segment encoding these proteins:
- the mnmH gene encoding tRNA 2-selenouridine(34) synthase MnmH, translated as MVKYIDIEEFLKLEKENLPIIDVRSPAEYNHAHIPNAHNVYLFNDEERKEIGTIYKQIGREEAVLKGLEFVAPKMTNILKSIDEITKNNNCNDKNKILMHCFRGGMRSESVAWLCSNYKYDVYVLRGGYKSYRRYVLDSFNRDYKIYLLTGKTGSGKTLILNKLKEFGYNIIDLEYLAKHKGSAFGGINEGEQPTQEQFENYLSKELIEYNNKIIWLEDESFLIGKIAIPKPLFNAMKQPQKIIYLNVSKESRAKYITETYGKYDINDLEKSILKIKNRLGGERMKEALELLHKGKIYECVLTLLYYYDKAYKLSIIEDKVINIECDNLDFDFIIKLILLNVNC; from the coding sequence ATGGTAAAATATATAGATATAGAAGAATTCTTAAAATTGGAAAAAGAAAATCTGCCAATAATAGATGTTCGCTCGCCCGCCGAATATAATCATGCTCATATTCCAAACGCTCATAATGTTTATTTATTTAATGACGAAGAAAGAAAGGAAATCGGAACTATATATAAACAAATCGGAAGAGAAGAAGCCGTTTTAAAAGGTTTGGAATTTGTAGCTCCTAAAATGACGAATATATTAAAATCGATAGACGAAATAACTAAAAATAATAATTGTAATGATAAAAATAAAATACTTATGCATTGTTTTAGAGGCGGAATGCGAAGCGAATCTGTAGCTTGGTTATGTTCAAATTATAAATACGATGTTTATGTTTTAAGAGGCGGTTATAAAAGTTATAGGCGTTATGTTTTGGATTCTTTTAATAGAGATTATAAAATATATTTGCTTACGGGAAAAACGGGAAGCGGAAAAACTTTAATATTAAATAAATTAAAAGAATTTGGATATAATATTATCGATTTAGAATATTTGGCAAAACATAAAGGCTCTGCATTCGGAGGAATAAACGAAGGCGAACAACCGACTCAAGAACAATTTGAAAATTATTTATCTAAAGAATTAATAGAATATAATAATAAAATAATTTGGCTTGAAGATGAGAGTTTTTTAATAGGTAAAATAGCGATTCCGAAACCTTTATTTAACGCTATGAAACAACCGCAGAAAATTATTTATTTAAATGTTTCAAAAGAGAGTAGGGCGAAGTATATAACCGAAACTTATGGAAAATACGATATTAACGATTTGGAAAAATCAATTCTAAAAATTAAAAATCGTTTAGGCGGAGAGAGAATGAAAGAAGCGCTTGAATTATTGCATAAAGGAAAAATATACGAATGCGTTTTAACTTTGCTTTACTATTACGATAAGGCTTATAAATTAAGTATAATCGAGGATAAGGTTATAAATATAGAATGCGATAATTTAGATTTTGATTTTATAATAAAATTAATTTTATTAAATGTGAATTGTTAG
- a CDS encoding DNA adenine methylase, protein MITKNINIKNKYLKENIIAYIGNKRRLLPFIENAFLDILKEDNNIKTALDLFAGSGIISRLLKTLNLEVYSNDWEYYSYILNYAHIYIDIKDTKNMFAHTGGLQNTIEMLNNINKIKDKDRYISKYYAPQNDNNPDLKNERLFYTQYNATKIDIIRHNIEELFKNKAINKKEYFYLIASLIYEAATHTNTSGVFKAFHSGFGGRNKDALGRILTPISLKELPLFYGKRGHTSMLDAKKFILKNKNKNFDLVYLDPPYNQHQYGSNYHLLNTIALWDKPEINKEIYINGKKTNKSGIRKDWIKTKSDYCYKKTAKNSFVNLIENINAKHIVMSYSTDGIIEFDDLISVLEKKGKLKILTSEYTKYRGAKRSIVNKTKNIEYLFLVDTRKTKIKNNNHLKIKYIESVRLKLNNPVNCQKNYLIFNDYKEGNIKLNLKYSVHIINIEEICAELKNKSIDYIKRFSLFLDKYIKDNNIEALKIYSSHFKKASLINDTKLIKYFSNYILKIYTSLCSKKSNEYIIDITNELLDIIYKYDNINAVNKIKKRMIYNISNSGISDIKKNKILNKI, encoded by the coding sequence ATGATAACTAAAAATATTAATATAAAAAATAAATATCTCAAAGAAAATATAATAGCCTATATTGGCAATAAAAGAAGATTATTGCCTTTTATAGAAAACGCTTTTTTGGATATTTTAAAAGAAGATAATAATATAAAAACCGCTTTAGATTTATTTGCAGGAAGCGGAATTATATCGAGATTATTAAAAACTTTAAATTTGGAAGTTTATTCAAACGATTGGGAATATTATTCTTATATTTTAAATTACGCTCATATTTATATCGACATAAAAGATACAAAAAATATGTTCGCTCATACGGGCGGACTTCAAAATACAATCGAAATGCTTAATAATATTAACAAGATAAAAGATAAAGATAGATATATTTCAAAATATTATGCTCCTCAAAACGATAATAATCCCGATTTAAAAAACGAAAGATTATTTTACACTCAATATAACGCTACTAAAATTGATATTATAAGACATAATATTGAAGAGCTTTTTAAAAATAAAGCTATAAACAAAAAAGAATATTTTTATTTAATAGCTTCTTTAATTTATGAAGCCGCAACACATACTAACACTTCGGGAGTATTCAAAGCTTTTCATTCGGGTTTTGGCGGAAGAAATAAAGACGCATTGGGCAGAATATTAACGCCGATATCTTTAAAAGAGCTTCCTTTATTTTATGGAAAAAGAGGACATACGAGTATGCTCGATGCAAAAAAATTTATATTGAAAAATAAAAATAAAAATTTTGATTTGGTTTATTTGGACCCGCCTTATAATCAACATCAATACGGAAGCAATTATCATTTGCTTAACACAATTGCATTATGGGATAAGCCCGAAATAAATAAAGAAATATATATAAACGGAAAAAAAACAAATAAAAGCGGAATAAGAAAAGATTGGATAAAAACAAAATCCGATTATTGTTATAAAAAAACTGCAAAAAATTCTTTTGTTAATTTAATCGAAAATATAAACGCCAAACATATAGTTATGAGTTATTCTACCGATGGAATAATAGAATTTGACGATTTAATTTCAGTTCTTGAAAAAAAAGGAAAATTAAAAATATTAACTTCAGAATATACAAAATATAGAGGAGCAAAGCGTTCGATAGTAAATAAAACTAAAAACATAGAATATTTATTTTTAGTCGACACAAGAAAAACAAAAATAAAAAATAATAATCATTTAAAAATAAAATATATTGAAAGCGTGAGATTAAAATTAAATAATCCCGTAAACTGTCAGAAAAATTATTTAATATTTAACGATTATAAAGAAGGAAATATAAAATTAAATTTAAAATATTCCGTTCATATAATAAATATTGAAGAGATTTGCGCGGAATTAAAAAATAAAAGCATAGATTATATAAAAAGATTTTCATTATTTTTAGACAAATATATTAAAGACAATAATATTGAAGCTTTGAAAATATATTCTTCGCATTTTAAAAAAGCAAGTTTAATAAACGATACAAAATTGATAAAATATTTTTCAAATTATATTTTGAAGATTTATACAAGTTTATGCTCAAAAAAATCTAACGAATATATAATAGATATAACAAACGAACTTTTGGATATAATTTATAAATACGACAATATAAACGCCGTAAATAAAATAAAAAAAAGAATGATTTATAATATTTCAAATTCGGGAATTTCGGATATAAAGAAAAATAAAATTCTTAATAAAATTTGA
- a CDS encoding AAA family ATPase: MKDRIAKIISLLSSGLYERKEIVALTFLSIIAGKPVFLYGPPGTAKSFIAKRVSYAFRDSKYFGYLMQRFSTPEDIFGPVSLEELKNDKYIRKIKGYIPDSDFAFLDEIWKSAPAILNTLLTIINERIFKNGYEEIKVPLKGLISASNETPPPNQGLEALYDRFITRLTVYPLKERDNFEKLLENTQLNPFIEIDEKLKITTEEWNKMSEEINKIKIFKIVFNIIHTIKLSIEKFNEDNIDIPIYISDRRWQNISYLMKTAAYLNDKNEVDIYETLLLDNCLWSLEEHIEPIKKIVENAIRISYNFKNSEIEKWKENFENLKSDIENTFYNLEKTYDTENIDDKLYIAKTLNVKIDEYGNNGDTIIYIPLKNMNKKGYFHPLEQGRFITKKFRCNFNESEICSIEINSATLTNGIISDKLSKNYELFTKFEPDFYMRKNGFKKVEKEKKENYLILIDSLISKIENIINNSKNNFEKTKNESQNIFISEEKINIINDMFQSYIEDLESEKLNIEKFKSEILEFATI, translated from the coding sequence ATGAAAGATAGAATTGCAAAAATAATATCTTTATTATCGAGCGGATTATACGAAAGAAAAGAAATCGTAGCTTTAACTTTTTTAAGCATTATTGCGGGAAAGCCCGTTTTTCTTTACGGACCTCCTGGAACAGCTAAAAGTTTTATTGCCAAAAGAGTTTCTTACGCGTTTAGAGATTCAAAATATTTTGGATATTTAATGCAAAGATTTAGCACTCCCGAAGATATATTTGGTCCCGTTAGTTTGGAAGAACTTAAAAACGATAAATATATAAGAAAAATAAAAGGTTATATACCCGATAGCGATTTTGCATTTTTAGACGAAATTTGGAAAAGCGCTCCCGCAATACTCAACACTTTACTTACGATTATAAACGAAAGAATATTTAAAAACGGTTATGAAGAAATAAAAGTTCCTCTAAAGGGTTTGATTTCCGCAAGCAATGAAACTCCGCCGCCAAATCAAGGACTTGAAGCTTTATACGATAGATTTATAACGAGGCTTACGGTTTATCCTCTAAAAGAAAGAGATAATTTTGAAAAACTTTTAGAAAATACTCAATTAAATCCTTTTATTGAAATAGACGAAAAATTAAAAATAACAACGGAAGAATGGAATAAAATGAGCGAAGAAATTAATAAAATAAAAATTTTTAAAATCGTTTTTAATATTATTCATACAATAAAACTTTCCATAGAAAAATTTAACGAAGACAATATAGATATTCCAATATATATTTCAGACAGAAGATGGCAAAATATTTCTTATTTAATGAAAACCGCCGCATATTTAAACGATAAAAACGAAGTTGATATTTACGAAACTTTACTTTTAGATAATTGTTTATGGAGTTTGGAAGAACATATTGAGCCAATTAAAAAAATTGTAGAAAATGCAATTAGAATTTCTTATAATTTTAAAAACTCCGAAATTGAAAAATGGAAAGAAAATTTTGAAAATTTAAAATCGGATATTGAAAATACATTTTATAATTTAGAAAAAACTTACGACACTGAAAATATTGACGACAAATTATATATCGCTAAAACTTTAAATGTAAAAATTGACGAATACGGAAATAACGGCGATACGATAATTTATATTCCGTTAAAAAATATGAATAAAAAAGGATATTTTCATCCATTAGAGCAAGGAAGATTTATAACTAAAAAATTTAGATGCAATTTTAACGAAAGCGAAATTTGTTCTATAGAAATTAATTCCGCGACTTTAACAAATGGAATAATTTCGGATAAACTTTCAAAGAATTATGAATTATTTACAAAATTTGAACCCGATTTTTATATGAGAAAAAACGGATTTAAGAAAGTTGAAAAAGAAAAAAAAGAAAATTATTTAATTCTTATAGATTCTCTAATATCTAAAATAGAAAATATAATTAATAATTCAAAAAATAATTTTGAAAAAACAAAAAACGAATCTCAAAATATTTTTATCTCTGAAGAAAAAATTAATATTATAAACGATATGTTTCAATCTTATATTGAAGATTTAGAAAGCGAAAAATTAAATATTGAAAAATTTAAAAGCGAAATTTTAGAATTTGCTACAATTTAA
- a CDS encoding VWA domain-containing protein, translating to MTNITNTATKEIKKTEDMARGVFYGSFKNIDDKRLEDELEIKISKWKKELKEYIENNNPYETNKIELDIAFKKFKNKKSSNKSYNKNEIINYLNSFKEIDKNIDYNFWIDRLNNENFNIIEKNILSSWEKSYNDKNNIWTLNTIKGKRDKFIVDMESWIKLLKKLKYMSNILRIKTGVLWDFRIGELSEDDISLFKRWIDFINDYKDIEIICESMGRRVDIENAINNIEFKDSYNYSNKKITSKDEIVGIYFSKDIENIVPEELSLLCDRDFEKLFKLKYIENRLMCFDKNSYIFDERETRKTQSGYIDGRGPVIICIDTSGSMKGINEYIAKATMLKIVMQALSEDRNVYLINFSVEIYACKFSKNYGLNELIDFLKLSYHGGSDIYKALYEANRIMKTDDFKNADVLVLSDFMMEDMPYNLIELCEKQKSKGNKFFAVSIGKFPFGYSYRKVFDKHWIFDIDSGLKSIY from the coding sequence ATGACAAATATAACTAATACTGCGACAAAAGAAATTAAGAAAACCGAAGATATGGCGAGAGGAGTTTTTTACGGTTCTTTTAAGAATATTGACGACAAAAGACTTGAGGACGAACTTGAAATAAAAATTTCAAAATGGAAAAAAGAATTAAAAGAATATATTGAAAATAATAATCCTTACGAAACAAATAAAATAGAATTGGATATTGCTTTTAAAAAGTTTAAAAATAAAAAATCGTCTAATAAAAGTTATAATAAAAATGAAATAATTAATTATTTAAATAGCTTTAAAGAAATTGATAAAAATATTGATTATAATTTTTGGATTGATAGATTAAATAATGAAAACTTTAATATTATAGAAAAAAATATTTTATCTTCTTGGGAAAAATCTTATAACGATAAAAATAATATTTGGACTTTGAATACAATTAAAGGAAAGAGAGATAAATTTATTGTCGATATGGAATCTTGGATTAAGCTTTTAAAAAAACTTAAATATATGTCTAACATTTTGAGAATAAAAACGGGCGTTTTATGGGATTTTAGAATCGGCGAGCTTTCAGAAGACGATATTTCGCTTTTTAAAAGATGGATTGATTTTATAAACGATTATAAGGATATAGAGATAATTTGCGAAAGTATGGGCAGAAGAGTAGACATTGAAAACGCGATTAATAATATAGAGTTTAAAGATTCTTATAATTATTCAAATAAAAAAATAACTTCAAAAGACGAAATTGTAGGAATTTATTTTTCAAAAGATATTGAGAATATAGTTCCCGAAGAACTTTCTTTACTTTGCGACAGAGATTTTGAAAAATTATTTAAATTAAAATATATTGAAAATAGATTAATGTGTTTTGATAAGAATTCTTATATTTTTGACGAAAGAGAAACGCGGAAAACTCAATCGGGTTATATTGATGGAAGAGGTCCCGTTATAATATGCATAGATACAAGCGGTTCAATGAAAGGAATAAACGAATATATTGCAAAAGCTACAATGCTTAAAATAGTTATGCAGGCTTTGTCGGAAGATAGAAATGTTTATTTAATAAATTTTAGCGTTGAAATATATGCTTGCAAATTCTCTAAAAATTACGGCTTAAACGAACTTATAGATTTTCTTAAATTAAGTTATCATGGCGGTTCGGATATTTATAAAGCTCTTTACGAAGCAAACAGAATAATGAAAACGGACGATTTCAAAAATGCCGATGTTTTGGTATTGTCCGATTTTATGATGGAAGATATGCCTTATAATTTAATCGAATTATGCGAAAAACAAAAATCAAAAGGAAATAAATTTTTTGCAGTTTCAATCGGAAAATTTCCTTTCGGTTATTCCTACAGAAAAGTATTCGATAAACATTGGATATTTGATATTGATAGCGGACTTAAAAGTATTTATTAA
- a CDS encoding sodium:solute symporter: MAWHWFDWVVILLYFTAMLLIGVFFGKRTKSTDDYFNAGARVPAIITALSIYATALSSISFIAVPASVYNNGWLLGMAPLGIIILMVPVALVFIPFFRRLKVTTIYEWMGSRFSYSIRLLGSLSFIAFHIVRMAIVLYLPTLAMVQALPNLNPVIVTLLVGLFCVAYTSIGGIEAVLWSDAIEAVVLIFGAILVIIVCFAIVGVGEGFSILARDGKMIGPDFFSLDLAKQSIWAMVIGAFFGSIYQYIGGQDIVQRYNTTPNEKEAQKSLLLNVPLACTSSIIFIGMGSACWILFNSGKATLPENISGSAILPHVIMDYLPVGISGLVIAGIFAAAQSTVSSSLNSVSTCMTKDILEKLKPDLSDKFKLNFARSSSWIVGLISTLLAVKFLSGGPSDIYLYFQAITGLLGGPIASVILVGIFFDKVNTVAVWIGFIASTILAFYLTDPSGIVSKLIPIYSKPQVFEILISFLIIVSGVVVSLIASLICGKPNKDKTDNLTYSSLMKK, translated from the coding sequence ATGGCTTGGCATTGGTTCGACTGGGTTGTAATACTATTGTATTTCACTGCGATGTTGTTGATTGGAGTTTTCTTTGGTAAAAGAACAAAATCAACAGACGATTATTTTAATGCGGGCGCAAGAGTTCCCGCGATAATAACGGCGTTAAGTATTTACGCTACGGCATTATCTTCGATATCTTTTATTGCCGTTCCCGCGTCTGTTTATAATAACGGTTGGTTATTAGGTATGGCGCCTTTGGGTATAATAATCTTAATGGTTCCCGTTGCTTTGGTGTTTATTCCGTTTTTCAGAAGATTGAAGGTAACGACTATTTACGAATGGATGGGTTCAAGATTTTCTTATAGTATAAGATTATTGGGCAGTTTATCGTTTATAGCTTTCCATATTGTGAGAATGGCTATAGTCCTTTATCTTCCAACTTTAGCTATGGTTCAAGCTCTTCCGAATTTAAATCCCGTAATAGTAACTCTATTGGTTGGATTATTCTGCGTGGCTTATACTTCAATCGGCGGAATAGAAGCAGTTTTATGGTCTGACGCTATAGAAGCCGTAGTTCTTATTTTTGGAGCTATATTGGTTATAATAGTTTGTTTCGCTATTGTGGGCGTAGGCGAAGGATTTTCGATTTTGGCGAGAGACGGTAAAATGATAGGACCGGATTTCTTTTCTTTAGATTTGGCTAAACAGAGTATTTGGGCTATGGTTATCGGCGCTTTCTTTGGTTCTATTTATCAATATATTGGAGGACAAGATATAGTTCAAAGATATAACACGACTCCAAACGAAAAAGAGGCTCAAAAAAGTTTATTATTAAATGTTCCGCTTGCCTGCACAAGTTCTATAATATTTATAGGTATGGGTTCGGCTTGTTGGATATTATTTAATTCTGGCAAGGCTACTTTGCCCGAAAATATAAGCGGAAGCGCTATCTTACCTCATGTTATTATGGATTATTTGCCTGTGGGAATATCTGGCTTGGTAATAGCGGGAATATTTGCAGCGGCTCAATCTACGGTTTCCTCAAGCTTAAACTCAGTTTCAACCTGTATGACAAAAGACATACTTGAAAAATTAAAACCTGATTTAAGCGATAAATTCAAACTTAATTTTGCAAGAAGTTCAAGTTGGATTGTAGGACTTATAAGCACATTATTAGCCGTTAAGTTTTTAAGCGGAGGACCTAGCGATATTTATTTATATTTCCAAGCGATAACGGGACTTTTGGGCGGACCTATAGCTTCTGTAATTCTGGTTGGAATATTCTTCGATAAAGTTAATACCGTTGCCGTTTGGATAGGTTTTATAGCTTCAACGATTTTGGCGTTCTATTTAACGGACCCATCGGGCATAGTTTCAAAATTGATTCCAATTTATAGCAAACCGCAAGTATTTGAAATACTGATTTCATTCTTAATAATAGTTTCTGGCGTTGTGGTTTCTTTAATTGCTTCTTTGATTTGCGGAAAACCAAACAAAGATAAAACGGATAATTTGACTTATTCAAGTTTAATGAAAAAATAA
- a CDS encoding dihydrodipicolinate synthase family protein, giving the protein MRNLEKYRGVIPAFYACYDEKGEISKERAKKFTSFLIDKGVKGLYVGGSSGECIYQSKEDRKLILESVMEVAKGKITIIAHIACNNTSDGEELAAHAEKLGVDAIAAIPPIYFHLPDYAIADYWNDMSKAAPNTDFIIYNIPQLAGVSLTVSLYKKMRENNKVIGVKNSSMPIFDIQTFKDVAGDNSVIFNGPDEQFVGGRIIGADGGIGGTYGVMPELFIEADKAVRECDFKKAQDIQFKINRIIAAMCSCHGNLYAVMKEILRKQGIDIGGVRKPLPDIIESDKPIIENCYKMIEEAKSGLK; this is encoded by the coding sequence ATGCGAAATTTAGAAAAATATAGAGGCGTTATACCCGCATTTTATGCCTGCTATGACGAGAAAGGAGAGATAAGCAAAGAGAGAGCGAAAAAATTTACTTCGTTTTTAATCGATAAGGGAGTTAAAGGCTTATATGTCGGAGGCTCTTCGGGAGAATGCATTTATCAAAGCAAAGAGGATAGAAAATTAATATTAGAATCCGTTATGGAAGTAGCTAAAGGAAAAATTACTATAATCGCTCATATAGCCTGCAATAATACTTCAGACGGCGAAGAATTGGCGGCGCATGCGGAAAAATTGGGCGTTGACGCTATAGCGGCGATTCCTCCTATTTATTTTCATTTGCCCGATTACGCCATAGCGGATTATTGGAACGATATGAGTAAAGCAGCGCCAAATACCGATTTTATAATTTATAATATTCCTCAACTTGCGGGAGTTTCTTTAACGGTTTCGCTTTATAAGAAAATGAGAGAAAACAATAAAGTTATAGGCGTTAAAAATTCTTCAATGCCGATTTTTGATATTCAAACATTTAAAGATGTAGCGGGAGACAATAGCGTAATATTTAACGGACCAGACGAACAATTTGTTGGCGGAAGAATAATCGGAGCTGACGGAGGAATAGGCGGAACTTACGGAGTTATGCCCGAATTATTTATAGAGGCGGATAAAGCGGTTAGAGAATGCGATTTTAAGAAAGCTCAAGATATTCAATTTAAAATCAATAGAATAATCGCGGCTATGTGTTCTTGTCATGGAAATCTATACGCTGTTATGAAAGAGATTTTGAGAAAGCAGGGAATTGATATCGGCGGAGTTAGAAAACCTTTGCCTGATATTATAGAAAGCGATAAACCGATTATTGAAAATTGTTATAAAATGATTGAAGAAGCAAAAAGCGGTTTAAAATAA
- a CDS encoding YhcH/YjgK/YiaL family protein, with translation MILKPLKSEFNKDFHDRIWKAKNYVREHYEDLKKLSVGQHKLDKEICEGAYINIAEYDNKDNPPWESHLEFVDIQIIFEGAEDYIIANTSELKPKEYDKATDYHNWEGEGAVRLTLTPGNILILLPYDAHRVGLAPKTGKTHVKKGIVKVPYKA, from the coding sequence ATGATACTAAAACCATTAAAAAGCGAATTTAATAAAGACTTTCATGATAGAATTTGGAAGGCAAAAAATTATGTTAGAGAACATTACGAAGATTTGAAAAAACTTTCCGTAGGACAACATAAACTCGATAAAGAGATTTGCGAAGGCGCTTATATTAATATAGCAGAATACGACAATAAAGATAATCCGCCTTGGGAATCGCATTTAGAGTTTGTAGATATTCAAATAATATTTGAAGGAGCAGAAGATTATATTATAGCAAATACTTCGGAATTAAAACCTAAAGAATACGATAAAGCGACAGATTATCATAATTGGGAAGGCGAAGGAGCCGTTCGTTTGACTCTTACGCCTGGAAATATATTGATACTTTTGCCTTATGACGCTCATAGAGTCGGACTTGCTCCGAAAACGGGAAAAACTCATGTTAAAAAGGGCATAGTAAAAGTTCCTTATAAAGCTTGA
- a CDS encoding AGE family epimerase/isomerase gives MNNLNNLSELKKEYLYMLKENIIPFWLKNGLDKKNGGYWTALDRKGNIIDRDKSVWFQGRFSWILSTLYADFEKKEEYLDAAKSGIDFLEKHCFDKDGDGRMFFRVTEEGKCVIKRLRYYFSETFCIIAMASYGRASRDKSYIIKAKELLERIDKIQKLLIPKFDINQRATISFGPPMIMLATVQELRKSDEENREYYNKYIDNLLSQVKIFLYEEKKAVLEQCNPDGTLQDHFEGRQLNPGHAIESSWFILREAIERDNDRNLIELGLKIFDWMWEWGWDKEYGGIIQFMDVLGKPKSDYWHDMKFWWPQTEAAIATLYAYYFTKDKKYLEKHFMVKEYTNKFIDKEFGEWFGYLHRDGSLSTDLKGNMYKGPFHIPRMYIKCVEMIDLINNNK, from the coding sequence ATGAATAACTTAAATAATTTATCAGAATTAAAAAAAGAATATTTATATATGCTTAAAGAAAATATAATTCCATTTTGGCTAAAAAACGGACTTGATAAAAAAAACGGAGGATATTGGACGGCATTAGACAGAAAAGGAAATATTATAGACAGAGATAAATCCGTTTGGTTTCAAGGAAGATTTTCTTGGATTTTGTCGACTCTTTACGCGGATTTTGAAAAAAAAGAAGAATATTTGGATGCGGCGAAATCGGGAATAGACTTTTTGGAAAAACATTGTTTCGACAAAGACGGGGACGGAAGAATGTTTTTTAGAGTAACCGAAGAGGGAAAATGCGTTATAAAAAGATTGAGATATTATTTTTCAGAAACATTTTGCATAATCGCTATGGCATCTTATGGAAGAGCAAGCCGTGATAAAAGCTACATAATAAAAGCTAAAGAATTGCTTGAAAGAATCGATAAAATTCAAAAATTATTAATTCCTAAATTTGACATTAATCAGAGAGCTACAATTTCTTTTGGACCGCCAATGATAATGCTTGCCACAGTTCAGGAATTAAGAAAATCGGATGAAGAAAACAGAGAATATTATAATAAATATATAGATAATCTTTTATCGCAAGTGAAAATATTTTTATACGAAGAGAAAAAAGCGGTTTTGGAACAATGCAATCCCGATGGAACTTTGCAAGACCATTTTGAAGGAAGACAACTTAATCCTGGACATGCGATTGAATCCTCTTGGTTTATATTGAGAGAAGCTATTGAAAGAGATAACGATAGAAATTTAATTGAGCTTGGATTAAAAATTTTCGATTGGATGTGGGAATGGGGATGGGATAAAGAGTATGGCGGAATAATACAATTTATGGATGTTTTAGGCAAACCGAAAAGTGATTATTGGCATGACATGAAATTTTGGTGGCCCCAAACCGAAGCTGCGATTGCGACTCTTTACGCTTATTATTTTACTAAAGATAAAAAATATTTAGAAAAACATTTTATGGTAAAAGAATACACTAATAAATTTATCGATAAAGAATTTGGCGAATGGTTTGGTTATTTGCATAGAGATGGAAGCCTTTCTACAGATTTAAAGGGCAATATGTATAAAGGACCTTTTCATATTCCAAGAATGTATATAAAATGCGTTGAAATGATAGATTTAATAAATAATAATAAATAA
- the rnhA gene encoding ribonuclease HI, translated as MKDNIIIYTDGGCRGNPGPGAWASILISEKYNLRLEIGESEEMTTNNKMEMKAVIKALERLKNSHNIKVYSDSAYLVNGMNGWIYTWQKNNWIKSDKKPVENKEYWFKLIELSKKHNIEFIKVKGHSDNKENNRADEIVNILMDEHENTGNIASFYNKIN; from the coding sequence ATGAAAGATAATATTATAATTTACACTGACGGCGGATGTAGAGGAAATCCTGGACCTGGTGCTTGGGCTTCAATATTAATAAGCGAAAAATATAATTTGCGTCTTGAAATTGGCGAAAGCGAAGAGATGACGACAAATAATAAAATGGAAATGAAAGCGGTTATAAAGGCGCTTGAGAGATTAAAAAATTCCCATAACATAAAAGTTTATAGCGATAGCGCATATTTAGTTAATGGAATGAACGGTTGGATTTATACTTGGCAAAAAAATAATTGGATTAAAAGCGATAAAAAACCCGTTGAAAATAAAGAATATTGGTTTAAGTTAATTGAACTTTCAAAAAAGCATAATATAGAGTTCATAAAAGTTAAAGGGCATTCGGATAATAAAGAAAATAACAGAGCGGATGAAATTGTAAATATACTTATGGACGAGCATGAAAATACGGGCAATATTGCTAGTTTTTATAATAAGATAAATTAG